The Daucus carota subsp. sativus chromosome 9, DH1 v3.0, whole genome shotgun sequence genome window below encodes:
- the LOC135149596 gene encoding uncharacterized protein LOC135149596, whose amino-acid sequence MVSAELNQNGDNNTENISAEQLLSVDSSDGVFGEPKVLPRVGDDYQAEIPSVITGPEYDSYMKKLDDAEKNDHVPLDFKQGLPVPVKWTRNINKENMRDAKQGFYTQSNNAPSLFGSVRETNDQYQGSSYSLVPEVCGDSWNDIEEASFLLGLYIFKKNFVLLQRFVGTKKMGDILLYYYSKFYRSSDYNRWSTSRKGKSKKCVSGKSLFSDLRRQEILSRLLSQVSEECQKALMKATKAYEKNDEKDDEKNDTSLIDYVFSIKSMVGIETFVDVVSIGKGKRDLTNKVIEPVRIPTGEACSYLTCTEIVNFLTGGYRLSKSQSSDLFWKAVWPRLLARGWHSEQPKKQACIPGAKDTLVFLTPHVEKYSRGLMNGKHYLVSVMEVLDKVGSEPELLEPHAENDGEKEEEDGWIEEISDRSSDQLVQIHGPGSIKPVEKFKNLKSLYEDQQARKPVNIQLSQKHKRNDLDTSTSVRKKYRTVASCLSKDRMATSSQKKALVGAPEVL is encoded by the exons ATGGTGTCAGCTGAACTAAATCAGAATGGGGATAATAATACTGAGAACATATCTGCCGAGCAGTTGCTTTCTGTAGATTCCTCTGATGGTGTCTTCGGGGAACCAAAAGTGCTTCCCCGTGTTGGTGATGACTACCAGGCTGAAATTCCTTCTGTTATCACTGGACCTGAGTATGATAGCTATATGAAGAAGCTGGATGATGCTGAAAAGAACGATCACGTTCCCTTGGATTTTAAGCAGGGATTGCCGGTCCCAGTCAAGTGGACCAGAAATATCAACAAAGAGAATATGAGAGATGCAAAGCAAGGATTTTATACTCAATCAAATAATGCACCTTCGCTATTTGGAAGCGTCAGAGAGACAAACGATCAATACCAAGGGTCCTCTTATTCTTTGGTTCCTGAGGTTTGTGGTGATTCTTGGAATGATATTGAAGAAGCAAGTTTTCTTCTAGGTTTATACATCTTTAAGAAGAACTTTGTGCTGTTGCAAAGGTTTGTCGGAACTAAAAAGATGGGGGATATATTGTTATATTACTACTCAAAATTTTATAGGTCCTCTGATTACAATAGATGGTCAACATCCCGCAAAGGGAAAAGTAAAAAGTGTGTATCTGGCAAATCGCTATTTAGTGATTTGAGGCGACAGGAAATACTATCTCGTCTGCTTTCCCAGGTGTCCGAGGAATGCCAGAAAGCACTAATGAAG GCCACCAAAGCATATGAGAAGAACGATGAGAAGGACGATGAGAAGAACGATACATCACTAATCGATTATGTATTCTCTATAAAGTCCATGGTTGGGATAGAGACTTTTGTTGATGTAGTTTCTATTGGTAAAGGCAAGAGAGATCTCACAAACAAGGTCATTGAGCCTGTGCGGATACCAACCGGGGAAGCATGTTCCTACCTGACTTGTACTGAGATTGTCAATTTTTTAACTGGAGGCTATCGGTTAAGCAAATCTCAATCCAGCGATTTATTCTGGAAAGCAGTCTGGCCGCGTTTGTTGGCAAGAGGATGGCACTCAGAACAGCCAAAGAAACAGGCTTGTATTCCAGGTGCAAAGGATACCCTGGTCTTTCTTACGCCTCATGTTGAGAAGTATTCGAGAGGATTAATGAATGGAAAACATTATCTTGTCTCTGTTATGGAGGTCTTGGACAAAGTTGGTTCTGAGCCAGAGCTTCTCGAGCCTCACGCTGAAAATGATGGAGAGAAGGAAGAGGAGGATGGGTGGATCGAGGAGATTTCTGACAGGAGTTCGGACCAACTAGTTCAGATTCATGGTCCAGGTTCCATAAAACCAGTGGAAAAATTCAAGAATCTGAAAAGTTTGTATGAGGACCAGCAGGCAAGGAAGCCGGTGAATATTCAGCTGAGCCAAAAGCATAAGCGAAATGATCTTGATACTTCAACTTCAGTTCGAAAAAAATATAGGACTGTAGCTTCTTGTTTATCCAAAGATAGGATGGCAACTAGTTCACAAAAGAAAGCCCTTGTTGGAGCCCCGGAGGTTCTCTAG
- the LOC135149597 gene encoding uncharacterized protein LOC135149597: MVLLPRVGREFQAQIPDLITGPEYSSYLKRPVDTENEDHVPFDFFVGLPVPVTLIRDISIVSEKKKDERLGFSAQSTDSLSTDPCYVLVPGVCRDLWNDTEEASFLHGLYLFKKKFVELKEFVGSRKRKRAYGTWLFKGFRHQELLSRLSPQVSEERQKLLREVTEKYAEKDICMVRRPVRIPVGEACSNLELAEIVKILTGRCRLTKVQSSDLFWEAVWPCLLARGWHSEQPKNKASLVFLPPCVEKFSRKLVKGNHYFESLKDVLSKVGSEPELLQLDTYNDEGEKKEEKGLIEETKEQQNFPKKHCFSLQPQSQICDMDNVTHTSLDNGKSVKFKKLKTLPSEMIIVSQHSEEDTSFVSTIKSNCIQNVSVDQQTSSSNQLVRIDGPEIIKKAEKQKKLYGDKQAPELVDIQLSQKLKRDNLDNLLSVRGSHRTTTACTNEEIGSDRSTFPLVPRFGNTCGSTTRASQDDDSFDQENSQSGMFMTNLSNVQDDITSTRNKLPTARALEALVDGDLTVKRRRK, encoded by the exons ATGGTATTGCTTCCTCGTGTTGGTAGAGAATTCCAGGCTCAAATTCCAGACCTTATAACAGGACCTGAGTACAGTAGCTATCTGAAAAGGCCGGTTGACACAGAAAACGAAGATCATGTGCCCTTCGATTTTTTTGTGGGATTACCAGTACCAGTCACATTGATCAGAGATATCAGCATTGTCtcagagaaaaagaaagatgaaAGGCTGGGCTTTTCTGCGCAATCAACTGACTCGCTTTCAACAGATCCATGTTACGTTTTGGTTCCTGGGGTCTGCCGTGATTTATGGAATGATACAGAAGAGGCAAGCTTTCTCCATGGCTTGTACCTCTTTAAGAAGAAGTTTGTTGAGCTGAAGGAATTTGTTGGAA GCAGAAAAAGGAAGCGTGCATATGGCACATGGTTATTCAAAGGTTTCAGGCATCAGGAACTATTATCTCGTCTGAGTCCTCAGGTCTCCGAGGAAAGGCAGAAACTGCTGAGGGAG GTGACTGAAAAATATGCAGAGAAGGACAT TTGCATGGTCCGTAGGCCTGTGCGGATACCTGTTGGTGAAGCATGTTCCAATCTTGAACTTGCTGAGATTGTGAAGATTCTCACTGGACGTTGTCGTTTAACCAAAGTTCAGTCTAGTGATTTGTTTTGGGAAGCCGTCTGGCCCTGTTTGCTGGCAAGAGGATGGCACTCAGAACAGCCAAAAAACAAAGCTTCTCTGGTCTTTCTTCCTCCTTGTGTTGAGAAGTTTTCAAGAAAACTAGTTAAAGGAAACCATTATTTTGAATCTCTTAAAGATGTCTTGAGTAAAGTTGGTTCTGAACCAGAGCTTCTTCAGCTTGACACTTATAATGATGAAGGggagaagaaagaagagaaggGGTTGATTGAGGAGACCAAGGAGCAGCAAAATTTTCCTAAGAAGCATTGTTTTTCTTTGCAGCCTCAATCTCAAATTTGTGATATGGATAATGTAACTCATACAAGCCTCGATAATGGAAAATCTgtcaaattcaaaaaattgaaaactttGCCATCAGAAATGATAATTGTTTCCCAACACAGTGAGGAGGATACTTCTTTTGTCTCAACTATTAAATCCAATTGCATCCAAAACGTGTCGGTGGATCAGCAAACAAGTAGTTCAAACCAACTTGTTCGGATTGATGGTCCGGAAATCATAAAGAAAGCAGAAAAGCAAAAGAAGTTGTACGGCGACAAGCAGGCACCAGAACTGGTAGATATTCAGTTGAGCCAAAAGCTGAAGAGGGATAATCTTGATAATTTACTTTCAGTCAGGGGAAGTCACAGGACTACAACTGCTTGTACTAATGAGGAGATAGGTTCCGACAGGAGCACATTCCCATTGGTTCCGAGATTTGGAAACACTTGTGGGAGCACTACTAGAGCTTCTCAAGATGATGATTCTTTTGATCAAGAAAATTCTCAATCTGGCATGTTCATGACAAATTTATCAAACGTGCAAGATGATATTACGAGCACCAGGAATAAACTACCAACTGCAAGAGCTCTTGAAGCCCTGGTAGATGGAGATTTAACAGTGAAGAGAAGGCGGAAGTAG